The stretch of DNA GGGAATAGGATCCCAACGCCAACCGAATCCAAGAAAATGGTAAATAGCACGATAGGAAGTGCGCTATTTTTGAATCTATCTTTCTTAGCCATTACATGCCCGTCTCTTTTTTCTGGTTAATTACATATGTCTTCATGGTTCATTTACTCCCATTAATATTACTTGTATTTTGCAAGTGTATAATACATACTTGCAAATAGCAAGCATTTTGTGTTAAAATACGTTCATGAAGAAACAGGAACTTCGATCAGATTGTCCTATTAACTACCCACTTGAAATAATTGGCGACAAATGGAGTCTGCTCATTATTCGAGATATTGCCGTATTTGGTAAGAAAACATATGGTGAATTTCTAGCATCCGATGAAAAAATCGCAACCAATATACTGTCAAACCGTTTAGCAATGCTCGAAACGGAAGAGATCATCAATAAAAAACGAGATTTGGCCAATAAGACAAGGTTCATTTACTCCCTTGCGCAGCCCGGCCTAGACTTAGTGCCTTTGCTTATTGAGATGCTTATCTGGAGCGCCAAACAACACGCGATAGAGAGCGGACCCGATGTGGCGCTTGCAAAAATGGCCCTTGAAAACCGCCAACATCTTATCGATGCAATCCAAGCACATTTACGAGCGGGTAATACGCAGCCTTTTATACAGACACTTCAATAGGTCTTTGATTTGAAGCGCAGAAGCAGGTGCAGAAGACATCTGCGATATTTTATTTTCAAAAGGTTTTTCAACCCTAAAGATCTAGGAGCTAGAAAAATCATATCAATTCTCACCACATTTAGGCTTAGCTTTGTCCTCTCTTGATAGAGAGCGACATCCATAGACAATCTAGAGTAAACGAGTCACTGCGCAGTACGCTATAATACACTATGTCAGGCAACACAAGAGACCCGAGAAAGGTCATTGAACATGTCGCTGGATGAGCTGCAAGATGAGATCCGAGATGCCTTGTCCGCCGCTGGTCTGGCCGTCTCCGACTTCATCCTCGACCCCCGACATGGGGGCGTGTTGGTGAAGTCAGATGACTACCACCAGCTGGAACAGGCACGGGAGACGCTGAAGACGGACTTCGTCGCGATCTGGGGGCCGTCGCCCACTGATCCGCACCTCTACGTGCGTCCCCGCTCCCAGGAGTAGGATCTCAAGCACCCTGCAAGGCCAGCTGTGACTCGGAGCGAGTTACAGCTGGCCTCCACTGAAAAAGGGCTATTTTTATTGGAGGCAGACCCGTGCGAGGTACACCAGAGTAATGTTGTACGCCATATTTTTATAGTATACTATGCCTGTCCTACTCGTCGTCGACCAGGTATGAGGCAGCAGACCACCAAGCAGGCGCACTATGATTCGACACAGGAGTTCAGGAGATGCAGCTTTCACAGAAAGAAGGATGCTCTCACGGAATATGCAATTTTCAATACGTTCGTGGGGTGGTACTCTGTCTGTAAGAAATGCAACAAGTGGTACGAAGTGAGACCTCCACTTGCAGCGCCTAACTTGGCGGGCAAAAGGGTTGCCTTCTACCCGAACCTGAAACCAAAGGGCTTCGGACCAGCTGATCCCCCTAAGGGCGGACTTGGCTTCGGACCGAGGAAGAAGTAGGCTAGGGGTGCATTGCTACAACTTCGTAGTTATGTGGCCCTCAAAAAACTAGTGAACGATAAAAATATTACATTTATGATCTA from Candidatus Chromulinivoraceae bacterium encodes:
- a CDS encoding helix-turn-helix domain-containing protein encodes the protein MKKQELRSDCPINYPLEIIGDKWSLLIIRDIAVFGKKTYGEFLASDEKIATNILSNRLAMLETEEIINKKRDLANKTRFIYSLAQPGLDLVPLLIEMLIWSAKQHAIESGPDVALAKMALENRQHLIDAIQAHLRAGNTQPFIQTLQ